One window of the Eucalyptus grandis isolate ANBG69807.140 chromosome 6, ASM1654582v1, whole genome shotgun sequence genome contains the following:
- the LOC104451960 gene encoding G-box-binding factor 4 has product MASSKPREPDSSRRLSISSSSSASATSDLLTAIDRAHSLAANGGSAMAARDAPSSESTLLDAAADAAAAAHLGDPPAPLAAAARTVDDVWREIVAGQRVECKEEMPDEMMTLEDFLVRAGASAGAEEGEEEEDVEVKVDPAERMGSMGSMGSGAFSFDAMAPSTIEAVEGSIVGFGNGVELMGGGRGKRGACVLEPLDKAAQQRQRRMIKNRESAARSRERKQAYQVELESLAMQLEEENEQLLKEKAERTKERFRQLMEKVVPIVEKPKTARVLRRVRSLQW; this is encoded by the exons atggcgtcTTCCAAGCCGAGAGAACCGGATTCATCCCGTCGGCTCtctatctcctcctcctcctccgcctccgccaccTCCGATTTACTGACCGCCATCGACCGCGCCCACAGCCTCGCCGCCAACGGCGGCTCCGCCATGGCCGCCCGCGACGCCCCCTCCTCCGAGTCGACTCTcctcgacgccgccgccgacgccgccgccgccgcccacctCGGGGACCCACCCGcgcccctcgccgccgccgccaggaCCGTCGACGACGTGTGGCGGGAGATCGTCGCGGGCCAGAGGGTGGAGTGCAAGGAGGAAATGCCGGACGAGATGATGACGCTGGAGGATTTCCTGGTCAGGGCGGGCGCTTCCGCTGGGGccgaggagggggaggaggaggaggatgtgGAGGTGAAGGTTGACCCCGCTGAGAGGATGGGCAGCATGGGCAGCATGGGCAGCGGGGCGTTCTCGTTCGATGCGATGGCGCCGAGCACGATAGAGGCGGTGGAAGGGTCTATAGTGGGGTTTGGGAACGGAGTGGAGTTGAtggggggagggagagggaagagaggggCGTGTGTGCTGGAGCCGCTGGATAAGGCGGCCCAGCAGAGGCAGAGGAGGATGATCAAGAACAGAGAGTCCGCGGCGAGGTCTAGGGAGAGGAAGCAG GCGTACCAAGTGGAACTGGAGTCCTTGGCTATGCAACTCGAAGAAGAGAATGAGCAGCTATTGAAAGAGAAG GCTGAGAGGACTAAAGAAAGGTTCAGGCAG CTTATGGAGAAAGTGGTTCCCATTGTGGAGAAGCCAAAAACAGCTCGGGTTTTAAGGAGAGTTCGATCACTGCAGTGGTAA
- the LOC104449591 gene encoding abscisic stress-ripening protein 3 has protein sequence MAEGKQQHHLFHHKKDDEDAAYSEMATTYASDGPRGGYTEVTRVGVGPGGVDYQKEEKHHKRLEELGELGAVAAGAYAVHEKHRSEKDPEHARKHRVEEEIAAVAGIGAGGYAFHEHHEKKEDKREDEEAHGKKHHHHF, from the exons ATGGCCGAAGGGAAGCAGCAGCACCACCTCTTCCACCACAAGAAGGACGATGAAGACGCCGCCTACTCCGAGATGGCCACCACGTACGCTAGTGACGGCCCCCGTGGTGGCTACACCGAGGTGACCAGGGTGGGTGTGGGCCCGGGGGGTGTCGATTACCAGAAGGAGGAGAAACACCACAAACGCCTTGAGGAACTCGGCGAACTTGGCGCCGTCGCTGCCGGTGCTTACGCCGTG CACGAGAAGCACAGGTCGGAGAAAGACCCCGAGCACGCCCGCAAGCACAGGGTGGAGGAGGAAATAGCAGCGGTGGCAGGGATCGGAGCGGGGGGCTATGCTTTCCACGAGCATCATGAGAAGAAGGAGGATAAGAGGGAAGATGAGGAGGCTCATGGAAAGAAGCATCACCACCACTTTTGA
- the LOC104449593 gene encoding sterol 3-beta-glucosyltransferase UGT80B1 isoform X2 produces the protein MGSNGVDHSLEESEEGITGSGKEVITDLLQLDGSDESGALQDTGSSMEQEDRKNGSERSSSVLEISQSGESKADSSARISLDHSTSAPIKPRRNIQYDSQDIKFYRSMTERKETSRHNLFDRLSEREKKKLIIELVKIQNDGTVEVDLTKSDGMASELLELQSVESTPFKVEDSIVDSNKPIPRLKIAMLIVGTRGDVQPFLAMARRLQEYGHHVRLATHANFKSFVRSAGVDFYPLGGDPRVLAGYMARNKGFIPSGPGEISIQRKQLKTIIESLLPACTEPDTETGLPFRAQAIIANPPAYGHTHVAEALGVPLHIFFTMPWTPTYEFPHPLARVPQSAGNWLSYVIVELLIWWGIRSYINDFRKRKLKLAPIAYFSTYRGSISHLPTGYMWSPHLVPKPSDWGPLVDVVGYCFLNLGSKYKPREEFVEWIQKGTKPIYIGFGSMPLEDPKKTTDIIIKALTDTGQRGIVGRGWGDLGTLLDVPDSIFLLEDCPHDWLFPQCSAVVHHGGAGTTATGLKAGCPTTIVPFFGDQFFWGDRVHQRGLGPAPIPISQLSVENLSDAIRFMLQPEKFNEIKPSLIF, from the exons ATGGGGAGTAATGGGGTGGATCACTCGCTTGAAGAATCGGAGGAGGGAATTACTGGTAGCGGCAAGGAAGTGATCACGGATTTGCTGCAATTAGATGGTAGCGATGAGTCTGGGGCATTGCAAGATACTGGCTCTTCTATGGAGCAAGAAGACAGGAAGAATGGTTCTGAGAGGTCATCATCAGTTTTGGAGATTTCGCAATCAGGAGAATCCAAAGCTGATTCTTCAGCTCGAATCA GTTTGGATCATAGCACCAGTGCTCCTATAAAACCTCGCagaaatattcaatatgataGCCAGGATATTAAATTTTACAGATCCATGACAGAGAGAAAGGAAACTTCGAGGCACAATTTGTTTGACAGGCTGTCAGAACGTGAAAAG AAGAAGCTCATTATAGAGCtagtcaaaattcaaaatgatgGCACAGTGGAAGTTGATTTAACCAAGAGTGATGGTATGGCTTCAGAATTGCTGGAGCTTCAGTCTGTTGAATCAACACCTTTCAAAGTCGAAGATTCTATTGTGGACTCAAACAAACCGATTCCAAGGTTGAAAATTGCCATGCTTATTGTTGGAACAAGAGGAGATGTGCAGCCTTTCTTGGCTATGGCCAGGAGACTTCAG GAATATGGTCATCATGTCAGGCTGGCCACTCATGCCAACTTCAAGAGTTTTGTGAGGTCAGCTGGCGTAGACTTCTATCCTTTGGGTGGTGATCCTCGAGTTTTAGCAGGAT ATATGGCCAGAAATAAAGGTTTCATCCCATCTGGGCCTGGAGAAATATCTATTCAGAGAAAACAGCTGAAGACTATAATTGAATCTCTTCTTCCAGCCTGCACAGAACCGGATACAGAAACTGGATTGCCTTTTAGAGCTCAGGCAATTATCGCAAATCCTCCTGCTTATG GACATACACATGTGGCGGAAGCTCTTGGTGTACCTCTTCACATCTTCTTTACCATGCCATGGAC GCCGACATATGAATTCCCTCATCCATTGGCTCGTGTGCCTCAAAGTGCGGGTAACTGG CTTTCTTATGTAATCGTCGAACTCCTGATATGGTGGGGCATAAGAAGCTATATTAATGACTTCAGAAAAAGGAAGTTGAAGCTAGCTCCTATTGCATATTTTAGTACATACCGTGGATCGATATCTCATTTGCCAACAGGATATATGTGGAGTCCTCATCTTGTGCCTAAGCCGAGTG ATTGGGGACCATTAGTTGATGTTGTTGGCTACTGTTTCCTTAACCTCGGGTCGAAGTATAAACCTCGGGAAGAATTTGTTGAATGGATTCAAAAGGGAACAAAACCTATATATATCGGGTTTGGGAGCATG CCTCTTGAAGATCCCAAGAAAACTACAGATATCATAATTAAGGCATTAACAGATACCGGACAAAGAGGGATAGTTGGTCGAGGTTGGGGTGATCTTGGGACTC TTCTGGATGTTCCAGACAGTATTTTCCTTTTGGAGGATTGTCCGCATGATTGGCTGTTTCCCCAATGTTCAGCTGTG GTTCATCATGGTGGTGCTGGAACAACAGCTACAGGACTAAAAGCAGGG TGTCCTACGACCATAGTTCCTTTTTTTGGGGATCAGTTCTTCTGGGGCGATAGGGTCCACCAAAGAGGCCTTGGCCCTGCACCCATACCAATCTCCCAGCTCAGCGTCGAGAACCTTTCAGATGCCATAAGATTTATGCTTCAACCTGAG AAATTCAATGAGATAAAACCGAGTCTCATTTTTTAA
- the LOC104449592 gene encoding protein SET DOMAIN GROUP 41 isoform X2, translated as MEMAMRATEDVAMGEDVTPPIAPLSRPLRRLPPLPLLLLLLLPLSSSSSSSSVSARRHLPLLLPLYCSARCSSSAESLRLPSAEELLLRSPSAAAAAAVPGDTSDLRAALRLVLLLLARGLDASSWRIGGLLTNREKLTSGESSGDGEVVERIRSGARVLATARRKLGLGGGGGGGGGDVEGDVVLEEAALCATITNAVEVQDVDGRGLGIAVYGTEFSWINHSCSANACYRFQFSGPEISASAPGESRLRIVPYGDRAQMDSVGCRPAEVGKDYGPKIIVRSIKAIKKGEEVTVAYTDLLQPKAARQSELQSKYQFRCSCTRCDAEPLGYVDQALQDFRAAYGYVSEDSANCSIYRDEAARRLSELMDDVISEYLSDSDPKSCCERLESLLTERVLDEDFAVKAGYKQKFLLQPLHHLSLNAYITLASAYRIHSSQLVASQIQAVALVSKTLEFGRISGAYSLLLAGAVHHLFRSESSLMASAATFWVTAGESLLSLSRNSAWSIFSEKSQTARSLVTEPHACRCSLMKKVMVRPFWNPAVYADFENISGDFMGCIAVLTKMIWGFLARGSHYLQAVKDPVDFGWLGTVEIVNEYNFGAHLDDTGLDFYCERDQTYKLHASYDQERRPLLFQLGVHCLMYGGLLWSICYGRTPPILDVLSNENDMAECSLD; from the exons atggagatggcgATGAGAGCGACGGAGGACGTCGCCATGGGCGAGGACGTCACGCCGCCGATCGCGCCCCTCTCTCGCCCTCTACGACGCCTTCCTCCCCTCCCACTGCTCCTCCtgcttctcctccctctctcctcctcctcctcctcctcctcggtctCCGCCCGCCGGCACCTCccgctcctcctccccctctaCTGCTCCGCCCGCTGCTCTTCCTCCGCCGAGTCCCTCCGGCTCCCCTCCGCCGAGGAGCTCCTCCTCCGCTCcccttccgccgccgccgccgcggcggtCCCCGGCGACACCTCCGACCTCCGCGCGGCCCTCCGCCTcgtgctcctcctcctcgcccgcGGCCTCGACGCCTCGAGCTGGAGGATCGGCGGCCTCCTGACGAACCGCGAGAAGCTGACGTCCGGGGAGAgctccggcgacggcgaggttGTGGAAAGGATCCGGAGCGGCGCCAGGGTCCTGGCGACGGCGAGGAGGAAGCTGGGcctgggcggcggcggcggcggcggcggcggcgatgtgGAGGGCGATGTCGTTTTGGAGGAGGCGGCGCTGTGCGCTACGATTACGAATGCGGTGGAGGTCCAGGATGTCGACGGTCGGGGCCTGGGAATTGCTGTGTATGGTACGGAGTTCTCGTGGATCAATCACAGCTGCTCGGCCAATGCTTGTTATCGGTTTCAGTTTAGCGGACCGGAGATAAGCGCCTCGGCTCCGGGCGAATCGAGGCTTCGCATTGTTCCTTATGGCGATCGAGCTCAG ATGGACAGTGTTGGTTGCAGACCTGCTGAAGTTGGGAAAG ATTACGGCCCGAAAATAATAGTTCGTAGCATAAAGGCAATTAAGAAAGGGGAGGAGGTGACTGTTGCATACACTGACTTATTGCAGCCTAAG GCAGCTAGGCAGTCTGAGCTACAGTCTAAGTATCAATTTAGATGTTCCTGTACAAGATGTGATGCTGAACCTTTAGGATATGTGGATCAAGCTTTGCAG GATTTCCGTGCTGCCTATGGCTATGTCAGTGAAGATAGTGCCAACTGCAGCATCTATCGGGATGAGGCTGCCAGAAGGTTGAGTGAGTTGATGGATGATGTTATATCTGAATATCTATCAGATAGCGATCCAAAGTCTTGCTGCGAGAGGCTCGAGAGTTTGCTTACAGAAAGGGTCCTTGATGAGGACTTTGCAGTGAAGGCCGGATATAAGCAAAAGTTTCTTCTGCAACCCTTGCACCATCTTTCCTTGAATGCCTACATAACATTGGCTTCCGCTTATAGGATCCATTCAAGTCAATTAGTTGCTTCACAAATACAAGCAGTTGCTCTTGTATCGAAAACTTTGGAGTTTGGCAGAATCAGCGGGGCATACTCGCTGCTTCTTGCAGGAGCAGTCCATCATCTGTTTCGCTCTGAATCTTCTCTAATGGCATCTGCAGCAACCTTTTGGGTAACTGCAGGAGAGTCCTTGTTGTCTCTTTCCAGAAACTCGGCATGGagtatattttcagaaaaatcacAGACTGCACGTTCATTAGTTACTGAGCCCCATGCCTGCAGATGCTCCTTGATGAAAAAAGTTATGGTGCGGCCTTTTTGGAATCCAGCTGTATATGCGGATTTTGAAAACATATCTGGGGATTTCATGGGCTGTATTGCTGTGCTGACAAAGATGATTTGGGGTTTCCTAGCTCGTGGTAGTCATTACTTGCAAGCAGTGAAAGATCCTGTTGATTTTGGGTGGCTCGGGACGGTTGAAATTGTCAATGAATACAATTTTGGAGCTCATTTAGATGACACTGGTTTAGATTTTTATTGTGAGAGAGACCAAACATATAAATTGCATGCATCATATGACCAAGAAAGGAGACCACTTCTGTTCCAGCTTGGTGTCCATTGTTTAATGTATGGAGGactgctctggagtatatgctACGGTCGGACTCCGCCCATTCTCGACGTGTTGTCCAATGAGAATGACATGGCAGAGTGTTCACTTGATTGA
- the LOC104449593 gene encoding sterol 3-beta-glucosyltransferase UGT80B1 isoform X1 translates to MGSNGVDHSLEESEEGITGSGKEVITDLLQLDGSDESGALQDTGSSMEQEDRKNGSERSSSVLEISQSGESKADSSARISLDHSTSAPIKPRRNIQYDSQDIKFYRSMTERKETSRHNLFDRLSEREKKKLIIELVKIQNDGTVEVDLTKSDGMASELLELQSVESTPFKVEDSIVDSNKPIPRLKIAMLIVGTRGDVQPFLAMARRLQEYGHHVRLATHANFKSFVRSAGVDFYPLGGDPRVLAGYMARNKGFIPSGPGEISIQRKQLKTIIESLLPACTEPDTETGLPFRAQAIIANPPAYGHTHVAEALGVPLHIFFTMPWTPTYEFPHPLARVPQSAGNWLSYVIVELLIWWGIRSYINDFRKRKLKLAPIAYFSTYRGSISHLPTGYMWSPHLVPKPSDWGPLVDVVGYCFLNLGSKYKPREEFVEWIQKGTKPIYIGFGSMPLEDPKKTTDIIIKALTDTGQRGIVGRGWGDLGTLLDVPDSIFLLEDCPHDWLFPQCSAVVHHGGAGTTATGLKAGCPTTIVPFFGDQFFWGDRVHQRGLGPAPIPISQLSVENLSDAIRFMLQPEVKSQAMEMAKLIENEDGVAAAVDAFHRHLPEEFPSSSVSSDGEEHPNPFLWLFLQVEKWCCLPCSK, encoded by the exons ATGGGGAGTAATGGGGTGGATCACTCGCTTGAAGAATCGGAGGAGGGAATTACTGGTAGCGGCAAGGAAGTGATCACGGATTTGCTGCAATTAGATGGTAGCGATGAGTCTGGGGCATTGCAAGATACTGGCTCTTCTATGGAGCAAGAAGACAGGAAGAATGGTTCTGAGAGGTCATCATCAGTTTTGGAGATTTCGCAATCAGGAGAATCCAAAGCTGATTCTTCAGCTCGAATCA GTTTGGATCATAGCACCAGTGCTCCTATAAAACCTCGCagaaatattcaatatgataGCCAGGATATTAAATTTTACAGATCCATGACAGAGAGAAAGGAAACTTCGAGGCACAATTTGTTTGACAGGCTGTCAGAACGTGAAAAG AAGAAGCTCATTATAGAGCtagtcaaaattcaaaatgatgGCACAGTGGAAGTTGATTTAACCAAGAGTGATGGTATGGCTTCAGAATTGCTGGAGCTTCAGTCTGTTGAATCAACACCTTTCAAAGTCGAAGATTCTATTGTGGACTCAAACAAACCGATTCCAAGGTTGAAAATTGCCATGCTTATTGTTGGAACAAGAGGAGATGTGCAGCCTTTCTTGGCTATGGCCAGGAGACTTCAG GAATATGGTCATCATGTCAGGCTGGCCACTCATGCCAACTTCAAGAGTTTTGTGAGGTCAGCTGGCGTAGACTTCTATCCTTTGGGTGGTGATCCTCGAGTTTTAGCAGGAT ATATGGCCAGAAATAAAGGTTTCATCCCATCTGGGCCTGGAGAAATATCTATTCAGAGAAAACAGCTGAAGACTATAATTGAATCTCTTCTTCCAGCCTGCACAGAACCGGATACAGAAACTGGATTGCCTTTTAGAGCTCAGGCAATTATCGCAAATCCTCCTGCTTATG GACATACACATGTGGCGGAAGCTCTTGGTGTACCTCTTCACATCTTCTTTACCATGCCATGGAC GCCGACATATGAATTCCCTCATCCATTGGCTCGTGTGCCTCAAAGTGCGGGTAACTGG CTTTCTTATGTAATCGTCGAACTCCTGATATGGTGGGGCATAAGAAGCTATATTAATGACTTCAGAAAAAGGAAGTTGAAGCTAGCTCCTATTGCATATTTTAGTACATACCGTGGATCGATATCTCATTTGCCAACAGGATATATGTGGAGTCCTCATCTTGTGCCTAAGCCGAGTG ATTGGGGACCATTAGTTGATGTTGTTGGCTACTGTTTCCTTAACCTCGGGTCGAAGTATAAACCTCGGGAAGAATTTGTTGAATGGATTCAAAAGGGAACAAAACCTATATATATCGGGTTTGGGAGCATG CCTCTTGAAGATCCCAAGAAAACTACAGATATCATAATTAAGGCATTAACAGATACCGGACAAAGAGGGATAGTTGGTCGAGGTTGGGGTGATCTTGGGACTC TTCTGGATGTTCCAGACAGTATTTTCCTTTTGGAGGATTGTCCGCATGATTGGCTGTTTCCCCAATGTTCAGCTGTG GTTCATCATGGTGGTGCTGGAACAACAGCTACAGGACTAAAAGCAGGG TGTCCTACGACCATAGTTCCTTTTTTTGGGGATCAGTTCTTCTGGGGCGATAGGGTCCACCAAAGAGGCCTTGGCCCTGCACCCATACCAATCTCCCAGCTCAGCGTCGAGAACCTTTCAGATGCCATAAGATTTATGCTTCAACCTGAG GTAAAGTCTCAGGCAATGGAAATGGCGAAGCTGATAGAAAATGAGGATGGGGTGGCGGCTGCTGTCGACGCGTTTCATCGGCATCTGCCCGAAGAGTTTCCCTCGTCGAGTGTGTCCTCGGACGGTGAGGAGCACCCCAACCCCTTCCTGTGGCTCTTCCTCCAAGTTGAGAAGTGGTGCTGCCTGCCATGTAGTAAATAG
- the LOC104449595 gene encoding uncharacterized protein LOC104449595 yields the protein MLVMLPSLKCPLPCCLFVETYLHVLRDEAMELELGLKITQTRDDVSSSTDLRIAKDGSGVVFLSRETENMFILTAHLEGYIKGHIDININEDGTRITITGNKAVQEKVMLGWILYKKEVELRGFKKAFRIPGGVDLDEITAKFDEDEAILTIFMPKMVQGVSGHEIEEVEEPEDDRGHMTNTDYEEAPELAPAKAEEAARESELPHTSSASQRLPAEGPAPRPLPKEEPKMGAQSTKFEDNQGQGKVDDVQSECPEDDKHREVSENTALVKSKPKKSRKICAPAKVAGSAFLVSLIVIVIQLIRAKR from the exons ATGCTTGTGATGCTTCCTTCCTTAAAATGCCCCTTGCCCTGTTGTCTATTCGTCGAGACCTATCTACACGTTCTGAGAGACGAAGCGATGGAGCTAGAATTAGGACTCAAGATCACACAGACTCGAGATGATGTCAGCTCCTCGACCGATCTTCGCATTGCAAAGGATGGAAGCGGAGTTGTTTTCTTGTCTAGAGAAACCGAAAACATGTTCATCCTCACTGCTCATCTCGAAG GATACATAAAAGGGCACATCGACATAAATATAAATGAAGACGGAACTCGCATAACAATCACTGGAAATAAGGCCGTGCAGGAGAAGGTGATGCTCGGGTGGATCTTGTACAAAAAGGAGGTGGAATTGAGAGGGTTTAAAAAGGCTTTTAGAATTCCGGGAGGTGTGGACTTAGATGAGATCACGGCGAAGTTCGATGAAGACGAAGCGATTCTCACGATTTTCATGCCCAAAATGGTTCAGGGAGTTTCCGGGCATGAAATTGAGGAAGTTGAGGAACCAGAGGATGATCGAGGTCATATGACAAACACGGACTATGAAGAGGCACCTGAATTGGCGCCCGCAAAAGCAGAAGAAGCGGCTCGAGAATCTGAGTTACcacatacatcatcagcaagCCAACGACTTCCTGCCGAAGGTCCCGCGCCAAGGCCATTGCCAAAGGAGGAACCTAAAATGGGGGCCCAgtcaacaaaatttgaagatAATCAAGGACAAGGGAAGGTGGATGATGTTCAGAGCGAATGTCCCGAGGATGACAAACATAGAGAGGTCAGTGAAAACACTGCCTTAGTGAAGAGCAAGCCAAAGAAAAGCAGGAAGATATGTGCTCCTGCTAAAGTTGCTGGGTCTGCATTTCTAGTCTCTCTTATAGTGATTGTCATTCAGTTGATTAGGGCCAAGAGATGA
- the LOC104449592 gene encoding protein SET DOMAIN GROUP 41 isoform X1 — MEMAMRATEDVAMGEDVTPPIAPLSRPLRRLPPLPLLLLLLLPLSSSSSSSSVSARRHLPLLLPLYCSARCSSSAESLRLPSAEELLLRSPSAAAAAAVPGDTSDLRAALRLVLLLLARGLDASSWRIGGLLTNREKLTSGESSGDGEVVERIRSGARVLATARRKLGLGGGGGGGGGDVEGDVVLEEAALCATITNAVEVQDVDGRGLGIAVYGTEFSWINHSCSANACYRFQFSGPEISASAPGESRLRIVPYGDRAQMDSVGCRPAEVGKDHADYGPKIIVRSIKAIKKGEEVTVAYTDLLQPKAARQSELQSKYQFRCSCTRCDAEPLGYVDQALQDFRAAYGYVSEDSANCSIYRDEAARRLSELMDDVISEYLSDSDPKSCCERLESLLTERVLDEDFAVKAGYKQKFLLQPLHHLSLNAYITLASAYRIHSSQLVASQIQAVALVSKTLEFGRISGAYSLLLAGAVHHLFRSESSLMASAATFWVTAGESLLSLSRNSAWSIFSEKSQTARSLVTEPHACRCSLMKKVMVRPFWNPAVYADFENISGDFMGCIAVLTKMIWGFLARGSHYLQAVKDPVDFGWLGTVEIVNEYNFGAHLDDTGLDFYCERDQTYKLHASYDQERRPLLFQLGVHCLMYGGLLWSICYGRTPPILDVLSNENDMAECSLD; from the exons atggagatggcgATGAGAGCGACGGAGGACGTCGCCATGGGCGAGGACGTCACGCCGCCGATCGCGCCCCTCTCTCGCCCTCTACGACGCCTTCCTCCCCTCCCACTGCTCCTCCtgcttctcctccctctctcctcctcctcctcctcctcctcggtctCCGCCCGCCGGCACCTCccgctcctcctccccctctaCTGCTCCGCCCGCTGCTCTTCCTCCGCCGAGTCCCTCCGGCTCCCCTCCGCCGAGGAGCTCCTCCTCCGCTCcccttccgccgccgccgccgcggcggtCCCCGGCGACACCTCCGACCTCCGCGCGGCCCTCCGCCTcgtgctcctcctcctcgcccgcGGCCTCGACGCCTCGAGCTGGAGGATCGGCGGCCTCCTGACGAACCGCGAGAAGCTGACGTCCGGGGAGAgctccggcgacggcgaggttGTGGAAAGGATCCGGAGCGGCGCCAGGGTCCTGGCGACGGCGAGGAGGAAGCTGGGcctgggcggcggcggcggcggcggcggcggcgatgtgGAGGGCGATGTCGTTTTGGAGGAGGCGGCGCTGTGCGCTACGATTACGAATGCGGTGGAGGTCCAGGATGTCGACGGTCGGGGCCTGGGAATTGCTGTGTATGGTACGGAGTTCTCGTGGATCAATCACAGCTGCTCGGCCAATGCTTGTTATCGGTTTCAGTTTAGCGGACCGGAGATAAGCGCCTCGGCTCCGGGCGAATCGAGGCTTCGCATTGTTCCTTATGGCGATCGAGCTCAG ATGGACAGTGTTGGTTGCAGACCTGCTGAAGTTGGGAAAG ATCATGCAGATTACGGCCCGAAAATAATAGTTCGTAGCATAAAGGCAATTAAGAAAGGGGAGGAGGTGACTGTTGCATACACTGACTTATTGCAGCCTAAG GCAGCTAGGCAGTCTGAGCTACAGTCTAAGTATCAATTTAGATGTTCCTGTACAAGATGTGATGCTGAACCTTTAGGATATGTGGATCAAGCTTTGCAG GATTTCCGTGCTGCCTATGGCTATGTCAGTGAAGATAGTGCCAACTGCAGCATCTATCGGGATGAGGCTGCCAGAAGGTTGAGTGAGTTGATGGATGATGTTATATCTGAATATCTATCAGATAGCGATCCAAAGTCTTGCTGCGAGAGGCTCGAGAGTTTGCTTACAGAAAGGGTCCTTGATGAGGACTTTGCAGTGAAGGCCGGATATAAGCAAAAGTTTCTTCTGCAACCCTTGCACCATCTTTCCTTGAATGCCTACATAACATTGGCTTCCGCTTATAGGATCCATTCAAGTCAATTAGTTGCTTCACAAATACAAGCAGTTGCTCTTGTATCGAAAACTTTGGAGTTTGGCAGAATCAGCGGGGCATACTCGCTGCTTCTTGCAGGAGCAGTCCATCATCTGTTTCGCTCTGAATCTTCTCTAATGGCATCTGCAGCAACCTTTTGGGTAACTGCAGGAGAGTCCTTGTTGTCTCTTTCCAGAAACTCGGCATGGagtatattttcagaaaaatcacAGACTGCACGTTCATTAGTTACTGAGCCCCATGCCTGCAGATGCTCCTTGATGAAAAAAGTTATGGTGCGGCCTTTTTGGAATCCAGCTGTATATGCGGATTTTGAAAACATATCTGGGGATTTCATGGGCTGTATTGCTGTGCTGACAAAGATGATTTGGGGTTTCCTAGCTCGTGGTAGTCATTACTTGCAAGCAGTGAAAGATCCTGTTGATTTTGGGTGGCTCGGGACGGTTGAAATTGTCAATGAATACAATTTTGGAGCTCATTTAGATGACACTGGTTTAGATTTTTATTGTGAGAGAGACCAAACATATAAATTGCATGCATCATATGACCAAGAAAGGAGACCACTTCTGTTCCAGCTTGGTGTCCATTGTTTAATGTATGGAGGactgctctggagtatatgctACGGTCGGACTCCGCCCATTCTCGACGTGTTGTCCAATGAGAATGACATGGCAGAGTGTTCACTTGATTGA